In Anomaloglossus baeobatrachus isolate aAnoBae1 chromosome 3, aAnoBae1.hap1, whole genome shotgun sequence, one genomic interval encodes:
- the CAMK2N2 gene encoding calcium/calmodulin-dependent protein kinase II inhibitor 2 isoform X1 — MSEILPYSEDKMGHYGSDTEVGQISFSCRLQDTSAFYGGNQQKRPPKLGQIGRAKRADTVQVVIEDDRIDEVLKGVSDKSPSGV; from the exons ATGTCTGAGATTCTCCCCTACAGCGAGGATAAAATGGGGCACTACGGCTCTGACACCGAGGTGGGGCAGATCTCCTTCAGCTGCcgtctccaggacaccagcgccttCTATGGGGGGAACCAGCAGAAGAGACCCCCCAAACTGGGGCAGATTGGGAGAGCCAAGAGAG CTGACACTGTCCAAG TTGTTATTGAAGATGACAGAATAGACGAGGTGCTGAAGGGGGTGTCGGACAAGTCTCCCTCCGGAGTATAA
- the CAMK2N2 gene encoding calcium/calmodulin-dependent protein kinase II inhibitor 2 isoform X2, whose amino-acid sequence MSEILPYSEDKMGHYGSDTEVGQISFSCRLQDTSAFYGGNQQKRPPKLGQIGRAKRVVIEDDRIDEVLKGVSDKSPSGV is encoded by the exons ATGTCTGAGATTCTCCCCTACAGCGAGGATAAAATGGGGCACTACGGCTCTGACACCGAGGTGGGGCAGATCTCCTTCAGCTGCcgtctccaggacaccagcgccttCTATGGGGGGAACCAGCAGAAGAGACCCCCCAAACTGGGGCAGATTGGGAGAGCCAAGAGAG TTGTTATTGAAGATGACAGAATAGACGAGGTGCTGAAGGGGGTGTCGGACAAGTCTCCCTCCGGAGTATAA